One genomic region from Magallana gigas chromosome 3, xbMagGiga1.1, whole genome shotgun sequence encodes:
- the LOC117688367 gene encoding retrovirus-related Pol polyprotein from transposon 412 has translation MCIEPTTSTGKDDDLQDITAELNVPPEHRQRIEKLISQHRDLFAVSDADLGHTNTIQMKIDTGDHTPIKMKPYRTPLNKRKIVDRAIDDMLAANIIQRSKSPWSFPIVVVDKKDGSKRFCVDFRRLNKVTKTNSWPLPLIDDLLDQLGKASYFTSLDLKSGYWQVQVQEEDKEKTAFTCHRGLFEFNVMPFGLCNAPQIFSELMSVVLLGLDSCALAYLDDILIFSETLEQHEQHIKTVFDRLRKHGLKLKAKKCSFLKEQTQYLGFIIDKTGVKPDPNKVAAIRSLPSPTTVREVRSFIGMCSYYRRFVPNFSKIAEPLVSLTKKYAKFKWNPQCQLAFDYIKDSLTVIPLLSYPDPSREYVLYTDASDTAVGACLVQETDDDDQEIIPGIRREKPLYYLSHKLSDTQTRWSTVEKEAFAIHFALQKLDHYLHNAKFVIRTDHKPLKYLLDAPMKNKKIQLWALGIAGYNCTIEYIPGTENTCADLLSRTPTTTEVSTTEFDEPDVHDNTLEINFINSNAINPREHTNLDIGEPDIPYKPKIELQENGELNIAEEQAKDPEIAFLVRQLQQGRATKSTGSKHLLIDDVLYYLTNADNDPVLRLFVPMHYRSGVIKQYHDDNGHLGIDKTFDAIRQKYYWPNLYKELYDYVGKCVICATRNLKQLKPTTQITDVPPFPFAKIGLDLSGPYPKSLSGNKYIVGFVDLLSGWPEAYAVPDKTAATIAHLIIEEIFPRHGAPMEIITDNGTENENRTVKETLEALNISHVKTSYYHPQSNAKVERFHRTLHDVMAKKMDDNLTTWDIHLNQTLAAIRFNVNESAGYTPFYLLYTRDVVLPIDNILRPRRRYLGEDPHRIALEQQHKAFTTVHRILRRSKKRQAKYANRTAVDIDLKVGDPVYYRNNQRQSKLQSRWKPFYRIIEQTSPVTFKIKNQLDGKVTKAHKELLRFAKIDQWEIPKDDTGKPLRKTAYVMPQESESDDDEPQEEEEDVNNESHSAAPNSDDNSEARSVVSDQDSLMTEEHHDHEVLPSESEDEDDNVPLAQLARQYRREREDSSSEDDIPLWELQKRLRAKDNVKTDKDLDLTTDTDNGNGSLLDMDVNACHIKPKTTRKPKSAENKFRFLLETAIRLM, from the coding sequence ATGTGCATCGAACCAACTACCAGTACGGGGAAGGATGATGATCTTCAAGACATCACAGCGGAGTTAAACGTTCCACCCGAACATCGCCAACGGATAGAGAAGTTAATCTCGCAACACCGAGACCTATTTGCTGTGTCGGACGCAGACCTAGGACACACCAATACCATACAGATGAAGATCGATACTGGAGATCATACCCCGATAAAGATGAAACCATACCGGACACCTTTGAACAAACGTAAGATTGTAGATCGCGCCATAGACGATATGTTAGCAGCTAACATCATCCAAAGATCAAAATCACCATGGAGTTTTCCTATCGTCGTGGTGGACAAGAAAGATGGCTCCAAAAGATTCTGCGTAGACTTCCGACGATTGAACAAAGTGACCAAGACCAATTCCTGGCCCTTACCATTGATTGACGATCTACTGGACCAGCTAGGAAAAGCGTCGTATTTCACATCGCTGGATCTAAAGTCCGGATATTGGCAAGTTCAAGTACAAGAAGAAGACAAAGAAAAGACTGCTTTTACGTGTCACCGAGGACTCTTTGAATTCAATGTGATGCCTTTCGGATTATGTAATGCTCCACAAATATTCTCAGAACTGATGAGTGTAGTGCTTCTGGGCTTAGATTCATGTGCTTTGGCCTACCTTGATGACATTTTGATCTTTTCCGAAACTCTGGAACAGCATGAACAACATATCAAGACTGTGTTCGATAGACTTAGAAAACATGGATTAAAACTAAAAGCGAAAAAGTGTTCATTTCTCAAGGAACAAACACAATATCTGGGATTTATCATCGACAAAACTGGAGTTAAACCAGACCCGAACAAAGTGGCTGCTATTCGATCCTTACCGAGCCCTACAACTGTCCGAGAAGTGAGAAGTTTCATAGGAATGTGCAGTTATTACCGCAGGTTTGTTCCTAATTTCTCAAAGATTGCTGAACCATTGGTCTCCCTAACGAAGAAGTATGCGAAGTTTAAATGGAACCCACAGTGTCAACTAGCCTTCGACTACATTAAAGACAGTTTGACGGTTATTCCATTGTTGTCATATCCAGATCCGAGCAGAGAGTACGTTCTGTATACGGATGCTTCAGACACAGCAGTGGGCGCCTGTTTAGTACAAGAAACAGACGACGATGATCAAGAAATTATTCCGGGTATCCGAAGAGAGAAACCACTCTACTACCTGTCCCACAAACTGAGCGATACACAGACTCGTTGGTCAACCGTGGAGAAAGAGGCCTTTGCGATACATTTTGCACTTCAGAAACTGGATCATTACCTACATAACGCAAAATTTGTGATAAGAACTGACCACAAACCTTTAAAGTATCTACTTGATGCTCCTATGAAGAACAAGAAGATTCAGCTTTGGGCTCTCGGCATCGCGGGATACAATTGTACGATTGAGTACATTCCAGGGACAGAAAATACTTGTGCTGATCTTCTGTCCAGGACTCCAACAACTACAGAAGTTAGTACGACGGAATTTGACGAGCCTGATGTTCATGACAACACATTGGAAATCAACTTTATTAATTCCAACGCAATCAATCCTAGAGAACACACAAACTTGGACATTGGAGAACCAGACATCCCTTATAAGCCCAAGATTGAGTTACAAGAGAACGGAGAACTCAACATTGCTGAAGAACAAGCTAAGGATCCAGAAATTGCATTCCTTGTAAGACAGCTACAACAAGGCCGGGCAACAAAATCCACAGGAAGTAAGCATCTTTTAATTGATGATGTTCTCTATTATCTCACCAACGCAGATAATGATCCTGTATTACGCCTGTTTGTACCAATGCATTACCGATCTGGAGTTATCAAGCAGTACCATGATGACAATGGCCACTTGGGAATCGACAAGACGTTTGATGCAATTAGGCAAAAGTACTATTGGCCTAATTTGTACAAAGAGTTATATGATTATGTCGGCAAGTGTGTCATATGTGCAACAAGAAACCTAAAACAACTTAAACCAACAACGCAGATAACGGATGTTCCACCGTTCCCGTTTGCAAAGATTGGTTTAGATCTATCAGGTCCTTATCCGAAGTCTTTATCGGGAAACAAGTATATTGTGGGATTTGTAGATCTACTTTCTGGATGGCCAGAAGCATACGCAGTACCAGATAAGACAGCTGCTACGATCGCTCATTTGATTATTGAGGAAATCTTCCCTCGTCACGGAGCTCCTATGGAAATAATCACAGACAATGGAACCGAAAACGAAAACAGAACTGTGAAAGAAACTTTAGAAGCACTGAACATATCTCATGTGAAGACCTCATACTATCATCCGCAAAGCAACGCCAAGGTTGAACGATTCCATAGGACTTTACATGATGTAATGGCTAAGAAGATGGACGACAACCTAACAACGTGGGATATTCATCTAAACCAAACTTTGGCTGCCATCAGATTCAACGTCAACGAATCAGCAGGATACACACCATTCTACCTATTGTATACCAGGGACGTTGTTCTGCCAATTGACAACATCCTGAGACCAAGACGACGGTACCTTGGAGAAGATCCTCACAGAATTGCGCTTGAACAACAACACAAAGCATTTACTACAGTTCATAGGATCTTAAGACGCTCGAAGAAACGACAGGCTAAATACGCTAACAGAACAGCAGTAGATATCGACCTGAAGGTAGGCGATCCTGTTTACTACAGAAACAATCAGCGCCAGAGTAAACTTCAATCCAGATGGAAGCCTTTCTACAGAATCATTGAACAAACATCACCAGTAACGTTCAAGATCAAGAACCAACTCGATGGCAAGGTCACTAAAGCCCACAAAGAGTTGCTGAGATTTGCCAAGATCGATCAATGGGAGATTCCAAAGGATGATACAGGAAAACCTCTACGTAAAACAGCGTATGTTATGCCACAAGAGTCAGAGTCAGACGATGATGAACCACAAGAAGAAGAAGAGGACGTGAATAATGAATCACACTCAGCGGCACCAAACTCTGATGATAATTCAGAAGCGCGATCTGTAGTTTCAGATCAAGATTCATTAATGACTGAAGAACACCATGATCACGAAGTACTCCCTAGCGAAAGTGAAGATGAGGACGACAATGTTCCGCTTGCACAGCTAGCACGACAGTATCGAAGAGAACGAGAAGACTCCTCTTCCGAAGATGATATTCCTCTGTGGGAACTTCAAAAGAGACTTAGAGCAAAAGACAATGTTAAAACTGACAAAGACTTGGATCTTACTACTGACACTGACAATGGGAATGGGTCTCTTTTGGATATGGATGTTAACGCATGTCATATTAAACCCAAGACCACTCGTAAACCAAAATCGGCTGAGAATAAGTTCAGATTCCTATTAGAAACTGCCATTCGACTTATGTAA